A region of the Mesoterricola sediminis genome:
AAGCTTGCGGGAACGGCCCTGGCCCATTTCGGGGCCTTCCTCGAGCGGTCCTGGCGCAGGAACGACCTGCTCTGGGGCCGGCTCGACGGCGCCGAGCGCCTCATCCGCACCCTGGCCGCGGGTCATATCGGGAGCCCGGCGCTGGTGGACCGGCTCATCGACAAGGCCCATCAGAGGATCATTGCCGAGGAACTGTCCGCGCAGGCGCAGGCCGACGCGGCCGGGCTCGTCCTGGGATCCCTGCTGGAGGACCTGGCGCCCTCGGGCCGGCAGAGCGGCCCGGCGGCGCGGGAGCAGCGGGAGTTGGTGAAGCGCCTGACCGGACTTCCCGTGGGGAGTCCGGATCCCAACCCCGGGCTCATGGCGTTCCTCCTGGGGGCCCTGAATCCCGCCGGGCTGCGGCGGGCGCTCCAGGAGTACGCGCCCTCCCGCGAGCCGAACCGGAAGAACGCGCTGGCCTACCTCTCCCGGTCGGTGCGCATCCTGGGACGGATCCTCGAGGACATCGGGCAGGCCAATAAGCTCCACGGCCAACTCGGCGCGCACCTCGCGCAGGCCGGGAGCTTCCTCTGGGGCCTTGTGCAGGTGTCCATTCCGGGCTCCATGGCGGAGGCGGTGTTCCGCCACTTCACGGCCATGGCCTGCCTGTTCGGGGCGCTGATGGTCGCGACGGGCCTGGCGTTCTCCCTGCCCGTGACCCAGGCGGGCTACGCCATCCTCGTCCTCGCCGTGGCCCTCCATGTCCTCACGCGCGCAGTCCGCTACCGCCTCCTCGGGCGACCCTGGGCCCGGGTCCTCGCCGCCCTCGGGGGGATCCTGGTCCTCCTCGGTCTGGGCTGGTACCTGCTGCCCCAGGTCCAGGCCAAGGTGCATGGGCTGGTCCGCTAGCCCCCGATGGGGCGCTGGTCCCGGGCGGGCTTCGGCGCCATACTCCTCCCATGAATCGCCAACTCGAAGCTGCGCTCGATCGCTGGCTGGAGGCCCGCCTCCTGGAGCCGGGCCAGGCGGAGGCCATCCGCCGGTTTGAAACGGAAGGGGAGGGGGCCGGGCGGCTCAGGTGGCCGGTGATCCTCGCCCTGGCGCTGGGCGTCGTGCTCGTGGGGGCCGGGGTGCTCCTTTTCGTGGCGGCCCACTGGAACGCCCTGGCACCGGGGACGCGCTTCGGGCTGGTGCTGGCGCTCGGGGCGGGCTTCCACCTGCTGGGCGGGGCGGCCAGGGAGGGGTTCCCGCGGCTGGCCACGGCCCTCCACGGGGTGGGGACCGGGGTGCTGGGGGCGGGCATCTACCTGGCGGGCCAGATCTTCAACCTGGAGGAGCACTGGCCCGCGGGCCTCCTCCTGTGGACCCTGGGGGCCCTCGCGGGGTGGCTGATCCTCCGGGACTGGGTGCAGGGGCTCCTGCTGGCCCTCCTCGCGCCGGCGTGGCTGGGCTCGGAATGGGTGGAGGCCATGGACGCCGGGGTGCGCGCGCACCACGTGTCCCAGCGGGTGCTGGCGGCGGGGCTCCTGGGCTTCGCGGTGACCTACCTCTCCGCCCGCAGGGGACCCGGCGACGGGCTGATGCGGAAGGCCCTGGCCTGGGCCGGGGGCCTGGGCCTCCTTCCGTTGGGGATCCTGGCGGCGGCCCTGGGGTCGGAGCGCCTGTTCTACGTGGCCGGGCCGGATCCGGCGCCCGGCCTGGTCTGGGCGGGATGGCTGGGGGCCCTGGGCATTCCGCTGGCGGCGGCCTGGGCCCTCCGGGGCCGGGAGGCCTGGCTGAACGGGGTCGCGGCCCTGTGGATCCTGGGGCTCCTGAGGCTCGCCAACCATGCCTGGTTCGTCTACGGCTGGTGCGCCCTGGGCGCGGTGGGGCTCGCGGCCTGGGGCCTCCGCGAGGGGCGGCGGGAGCGGGTCAACCTCGGGGTGGCGGGCTTCGCGCTCACGGTGCTCTGCTTCTACTTCTCGGACGTGATGGACATGCTGGGCCGGAGCCTGGGGCTCATGGGCCTGGGGATCGTCTTCCTGGCGGGGGGCTGGGGGCTGGAGCGGGTCCGGCGCCGGCTCAACGCGCGCATCGGGGGAGGTGCGGCATGAGGCTCGCGGGCCGATCCCTTCTGCTGGCGGGGGTCCACCTCGCCCTGCTCCTCAGCCTGGGCGGGAAGCTGCTCGTGGACAGGGCCACCCGGCCCCGGGGCTGGTTCCGGGCGGCCCCGGTGGACCCGATGCTGCCCGTGCGCGGGCGGTACGTGGCCCTGGCCCTGGAGGTGCCCTTGCGGGGCGCCGCGCCCGCGTCGGCGCTGACGCCCCCGCGTCCCGGCCTCTTCGGGTCCCGTTCGTTCCCGGTGCGGCTGGAGGCCGACGGGGGCATCCACGCGGTGGCCGCGCCGGCGGATTCCCGGGGGCCGGACCTGCACTGGGCGACCCTCCCGGACGCGGCCCTGGCGCTGCCCGAGGACCGCCGCTACGTGCGGATCTCCGAGGGGATGGCCTTCTTCTTCCCCGCGACGGCGCGGGACCCCTCCCTCCGCCCGGCGGGGGAGGAACTGTGGGTGGAGGCGACGCTGCCCCGCCGGGGGCCCCTCCGGCCCATCCGGCTCGGCGTGAAGAAGGACGGCGAGCTGCGGCCCTGGAAGCCCTGAGCGCGCGGGGCCCGCGGGGCCGGCCCCGCGGGTCCCGCCCGGGCTTCAGTCGGCGATGAACTCGCCGGTGTCCAGGATGGCGATCTCCCCGTTCAGGAAGGCGGCGTCGTAGCCCTGCTCCCGAAGGAGGTGGTAGGCCAGTTCCGCGCGCATGCCGGTGGAGCAGTGGACGAGGACGCGCTGGCCGCGGGGGACCTCCGCGAGGCGGCCGCGCAGCTCCGGCTCGGGGATGGCGAGGGCGCCCTTGAGGCGGCCCGTGGCCACCTCGTCCGGATTTCGCACGTCCAGGATGACGGCCTTGCGGTCGGCGGGGGCGAGGGCCGCGATGCGGGTGAACTCGGCGGCGGGGATGGCGCCGGGCCGGAGCTTGGGGACGAAGTCGACGGTCCGGGCCAGTTTGCCGGTGGTGGTGGGGAGGCCCGCCGCGCGCCAGGCCCCGAAGCCGCCGAGGAGGGTGTTCACGCCCGGGTAGCCGGCCTGGGCGATGCGCTCGGCCAGGGCCCTGGCGGCGGGGCCGCCGTCGGCGTCGACGACCAGGACGGGGGGCTTCACCTTGGGGGCGGGGAAGGTCTGGAGGAGGGCCTCCAGCCGGGCCGGATCGGCGGCCACCGCCCCCGCGGGCGCGCCCTGCTCGGCGGCGGCGCCGCGCAGGTCCAGGATGACGGCGGGCATGGCCTTGGCCAGGAAGGCCTCCCTGAAGCTGTCGGCGCTGATGACCCCCGCGTGGCGGGTGTACCAGCCCGGCATGCCGTCCACGAACACCTTCACGTTGGTGTAGCCCAGCTTCTGCGCCTTCCGGGAGGAGCCGGGGCTCATGTTGCAGGTCTTGCCGCTGCAATAGTAGATGATCAGCTTGTGCTTGTCCGCGGGAAGGCGGTCGGTGAGCTTGTCGAAGGCGGGGAAGGGGAGGTTGATGGCGGTGGGGATGCTGCCCTCCTGGAACCGGGGCTGGGGCCGGCAGTCCACGAGCAGGTAGTTCCCCTTCTCGGGGCCGAGGGCCACCAGCTTCTCCAGGTCGGCGAAGGCGAGGGTCTCGTTGGCGGCGAGGGCCACGGGCGGCTTCACGGACACGCGGGTGGCGGTGCGGATCCCGTCCTTCTCGACGTACTCGACGCGCACCTCGTGGCCCTTCTTGATGAGCTTGAGGGTGTCCTCGGCGGTCGCGCCGGCCTCCCGGGCCTCCACCTTCAGGGCGGCCTTGTCGTAGCGGAGCACTTCGATGGCGTCGTCGATCCTGAGCTGGAAGGCGCCGTTCTTGGCGATGAGGTTGTCGAAGTTGCCGCGCAGGTTGCCCGGCGCCGTGGTGTGGCAGTTGGCGCAGATCTTCGCCATCACGGGGCGGGGCGGGGCCTGGGCGGTGCCCGGGAGGGCGGACGCGGCGAGGAGGAGGGCGGTGAGGGTTCGCATGGGGGCTCCGGGGCTGGATGGGGATGGAGAGGTTGTATCAAATAACCATTTGTTTGAATACC
Encoded here:
- a CDS encoding DUF2157 domain-containing protein codes for the protein MNRQLEAALDRWLEARLLEPGQAEAIRRFETEGEGAGRLRWPVILALALGVVLVGAGVLLFVAAHWNALAPGTRFGLVLALGAGFHLLGGAAREGFPRLATALHGVGTGVLGAGIYLAGQIFNLEEHWPAGLLLWTLGALAGWLILRDWVQGLLLALLAPAWLGSEWVEAMDAGVRAHHVSQRVLAAGLLGFAVTYLSARRGPGDGLMRKALAWAGGLGLLPLGILAAALGSERLFYVAGPDPAPGLVWAGWLGALGIPLAAAWALRGREAWLNGVAALWILGLLRLANHAWFVYGWCALGAVGLAAWGLREGRRERVNLGVAGFALTVLCFYFSDVMDMLGRSLGLMGLGIVFLAGGWGLERVRRRLNARIGGGAA
- a CDS encoding rhodanese-like domain-containing protein, encoding MRTLTALLLAASALPGTAQAPPRPVMAKICANCHTTAPGNLRGNFDNLIAKNGAFQLRIDDAIEVLRYDKAALKVEAREAGATAEDTLKLIKKGHEVRVEYVEKDGIRTATRVSVKPPVALAANETLAFADLEKLVALGPEKGNYLLVDCRPQPRFQEGSIPTAINLPFPAFDKLTDRLPADKHKLIIYYCSGKTCNMSPGSSRKAQKLGYTNVKVFVDGMPGWYTRHAGVISADSFREAFLAKAMPAVILDLRGAAAEQGAPAGAVAADPARLEALLQTFPAPKVKPPVLVVDADGGPAARALAERIAQAGYPGVNTLLGGFGAWRAAGLPTTTGKLARTVDFVPKLRPGAIPAAEFTRIAALAPADRKAVILDVRNPDEVATGRLKGALAIPEPELRGRLAEVPRGQRVLVHCSTGMRAELAYHLLREQGYDAAFLNGEIAILDTGEFIAD